The genomic stretch gagcgctggagtctaccttgcaaatgcacatgtggaccgaccttttgggaagccgttttatttttggatatgttgtgtaattttcctaaactaggctcactctgctctttataaaatatgtttgtaattaaatattaagtatggccatacgacttttaatttttttttatatacgggtttttgagacattttgttaaatgaaaacatttatatttctgcattatcgagtcttgaaaatccgggtcgttacagtgaACATGCCCAGTCCATCATCAAGAACCCTTAACCCTTGGCGACTCTAATAccaatttgtaatgccctggtaattagggtctgttaccacATTTGTTTAAATTAGTGCTGAACTCGCTAAACGATTTATTTGGACTAAAatatgtgattaagccactaatggttcaggtattaaaaattttggtcaaaaagtaaacatttccattaaaagaaaactttagtctttacatgggatcccaaaatacaagtttaaaagtttgTTACATATCAGGGACTACAAAATAagctggcctaagcggcaaaacaaggtccaaccctagttcccctacgATATATCAGCCACAGCGGTCGAgaagactgcatatgtacacgtcacctcTAATGCTCTCTAGCTCATGGCTGGCCAAgattctccttacccttacctgcaccacaaagcacccgtgagccaaaggaCTCAGCacgaaaacacaataacaaattCAGGTAGTCCATGGAACATAACATCATGCTTGATAGTAATAACTGGAACCCAGCATACACATTGTATAAGTGACCATGGGGTCACACAAGTGTGTGGTGCActcctatatatttatatggcatccgagccagtcaagtgcataacgCACTCCCGGGGTGGCCTTTCCATAACGGCCTGCGCTCAACGCACCTAATGTCGATCacagcttataagtcgagccttacagaccctcgacttataaatcGAGCCTTGGAAACCCTCGATTAGCAGGTCAAGCTTTAATTAGATGCAACAGATAGATTCTCGACTTATAAAACAAGCTTCCAATTCAGAAAAAACATCCaaataatacattcatcatacatgcagatacaatgcattacaataTACTAAATTAAATATACATAGACTTAATTATAATCATGATCATAGCCTGGGCCAGAGCCCTAATCACGTTTACATTTAACAAAGAGgtcaagccccaatcatattacattaatagccaggccaagccccaatcatacatCTCACGcatcaggtgtagttttcttaccttgatcctcGTGCAAATAGTGGAACGACCTCGAGCGCTGATCCTGATCCGAGCCTGGcagtaatcctagtcacaacatcaaGTATACGGTCGTCAGGAGTTAACCCTAGAACAAGAGTTCCAAACAAAAATATATCTCTAAAAACAATGATTCCCAGTTAGCGGGGCACTAAAAAtgtccctcgagcccccaagcgGGTTCCAAAGTCAGATTCCCTGAGCCCCATAGGCCTAGCTCTAAAAATTAGAAATTCAGCATTTCGGGGTCCCTGGCGTGGTCATGCCTGCACTTGGCGCGGTCACGCCCACAAAATTTTTTGGGCTTCTCGACCATTGGCGCGGTCGCGCCCCTAAACTCGAGACCTGAAATTGAATTCAAATTCCCCTCTTTCTGGGCCATTAGTACGGTCGCGCTAGGTCCCCAGAACCTAAATTTTTTTCCAGAACTtaggtgttcttccccaattcctTACACCTGCGATTTCTAGCCAATTCAAACTTCCAATCCGAGCAAATACAATGTTTCTAGTAGGATTCCAGCCATAGATACACTACATTAGCCCTAGCTAACAAAACTTGATGCTAAGCTCACCCAAAAACACAACCAAACTAGCCACGAGGAATCTTAACCCAAAGAACTCATGAACACCACTTGACAAGAGAAAAGACCAAAGAATTACCTTAATTTCTCTGCCCAAATTCGAAGGCCTACTGAGGTTTTAAGCTTAGCCACTCTAATTCCCCAATATAATCTCCAAACTCCACAACAATTACACTTTTCTTAACTTCTAGGTGATAATCTCCTCAAACTTCAATATAAGCACCAACAGAGAAGGTGAGCTGAAAAACGTGAATAATCCTTCTCAAGGTTGCTGCCTAATTAGCCAACCCATGTGGTCAAAAGACCACTATGCCCTTTCCCATTTTTACCTTAAAAGTTACCCTCAAGGAAAGTTTAGTCATTTGGCATAATTCCAGCTAACCTTAAATCATCTCATACATTTCCAAATAATTTATCAACCAATGCTCATCAATTGATTCCCGTTACTCTATAATTCCCAGTAATTTacgaaattaccaaaatacccctaagtttACCCCGAGCCGAGATCGCCTCGTGctgggtaactcaaatatatccaaataataatgtggtcgcaatcatatatcacacatatttacaattataccctcaacgggtcaaaattacgaaaatgccttttctaataagaaacgagcccacatgcatatttaataatcctaaacatgcaagcataatcatatgataatataattcacataataacatgacCCTAACACCTTAGCATATAATTACttcaattattgcctctcggccccataatccaggcactaagccatattagggaatgtGGGGCATTACAGGTAATATGGGTACATAGTGTGTGTTCGGGATTACTgggtaacgggtagtgatttagcgattatttgggtatgtcgagattaaatggggaataataggaacactcgaggaactaGCAGGATGTGGAAAATGACGGATTGCCTTTTGTGgcattaaaggattaaggatagacttaagggttgttgacgcaatttttcgccaacagtagatttagaaatctaataagagtattaCTGCTTATTTACAAAccgtaatgaacttatatgaacccttttgtacacacacaattttacgtggtttggtggttaaaatccacctagtccacgagacaatattattgctcttctctcataatttctgcagagttttagtattacaaaAAGGGttgtcccttttcctgtccattattCATGATATTTATTGTAGAATTtcctagacaggtttgggtaaccatgtgcataaatatggtatacatttaatatagataattcccatttacatagagATATGATTGCCTAACAGAATACACTCTTGTTATCTCagacaataaataataaatgtgaAATATAACCTGGGCATTAATAAGCGTATAGAGTGCCTCAGAGTCTCTcgagatccttcagtatgcatcatggccaggtttccatgagctgaacATATTCAGAGCGCCCTAAAGGGGATTCGACCGCTACATGTCTTGAACTAGATTGTCACCCTAAGAGGCGACCTGCCAATTACCTGAATGTCTTGCTATCAAGTCTTAACTCGAGTTCTCACATCATCATTAGTTAGATGTTCTACTCGTCTgatttttccatatattcatttgCCAACTGTACCATTAGCTGAGTtattaaactcgtgctaatttttagggtgcaacatttgccccccaagctctttCTTGTTATTGACGTCATCccttctgacatgcacagtagggtcTTTTAGGCTTCTGTTTTATAACCCTAAACCCTATAACATTGGACGTCATCCCTTCttacatgcacagtaggggcttatGATTTTAGACGtcatcactataacattggatcactTTTGCTTTGAGCTCTATttccacccttagccctgccaataaggcctcatattcgacttcgttgttggatgctaaTCCGAActtgagagttgtatggaatcgatgtccttcaggtgagattaaaattagcctagctcccgatccattttcattaaaGGATTCATCAACAAAAAATTTCCATAATTACTGCACCGGTTCTCTTATCggctcgtcctgaaaacctgtgcatTCAACCACAAAGTCGGCAatggcttgactcttgattgttgtgcatgccatatataatattttgaactGACTGAGAttgatggcccactttaggagaCATCTCaacatttcaggtttttgcaaaacctgccttaaaggttggccGGTTAAGACGTGGATAGTGTGGGACCGAAAATATGGCTGAGCTTCCTTGATGCCAAAATAAGACAGAATGCGAGATTTTCTATTAATAGATACCGAGACTCAGCTCTGAGGAGTATTTTACTCACATAATACACTAGTTTCTAATCCTGAttttcctctcgaactaacacaacactgactgcattttctgtcacggccaaataCAGAAACAATCATTCCCCAAACACCAGTTTTGAtagtaaggggggggggggggttcaacCAGGTGATCTTTCAGATAATGAAATCcttgttcgcattcttcggtcactcgaacttcttgtttcctctgagaaagttgtaaaatgggagacacttgtcggtggattttgaaacaaAGCAGTTTAGGGCCGCCACTTTtctggttaaactttgtacttccttgtgtgacctaggcgaaggcatttccaacAACGATATAATTTTATGGAttttcctctatcccccttgtgttgactataaaccctagAAAGTTTCTAATGaaactctgaaagtgcacttctggggatttaacttcatgtcatacctccttagtacgccaaaacattcttccaagtcgtCTACATCGTTACtggtagtctttgatttaacgagcatatcattgacatacacctTCATGTTTCCCCTGATCTGGTTAGCAAGCATTTTCTTGACTAATCGTTGGTACATAGCActagcattcttcagcccgaatggcctaactttgtagcagtaaatGTTATGCTCAATCATGAAGCTGTTATGCTCTTGGTTtgtagggttcatcgcgatctggttatatctagaatacgcgtccatgaaagacataagCTCATGACCGGCGGTAGCGTCTACCAACGGATCAATTCCAGGAAAttggaaacagtccttaggacaggcatTGTTGAGATCGaagaaatcaatgcaagttctccacttcccgtttggcttcgggaaTAGAATGGGGTTAgaaacccagatcgggtattttgcttccctgataaatatGCATTTAGGtaggtgagctacttcttcttccaatgcttcCGACCGTAAGTTTCCCAAAAGCCTTCGTTTtcgggactttgcaggcacattcttgtccaagttcaaagtatgcattattatactcgaactaattcccaccatatcttcatgtgaccataCGAAGATGTCTAGGTTCTTCCTCAAGAACTCGACCAGCTCCTTCCTTTTGGctccaagattttttccaacttttacaactcttgaagagGTTTCTGGGTCGACATtgatttccttgagctcctccatagctttgagctcagatctatcttcgcctatttgCAGATCAATGTTGTCCTGGTTGGCGACCTCATTATCTCCTTCTCAAGCTTTTTTTGTCCCATGGGTAACTTTCACTACAAGAATTTTAGCCTAATATAACACCTAAAAATCACAATTTTTAAAAAACGCTATGGTTAAATAGAAAAATCAGGCGCGCTCTTGGTACAGTAAAATTTTACAGCCCACCACTAGCTTTTCCATCTCCCCCTCTAATATTCTATTAACCCtaaagtttctctctctctctctcttgtatcttcttcttcacaaatcaaCCCTAACCGCGTTCCCCTCTCTGTCTCTTTTCTCTCCCTCTAAAAATAGCCACACACACTCCAATCTCTTGCCTTCTCTCAATCTATCGTTCATCCCACTCACATTGACTCTCTCTGGTTTGGAACCATCGTTCACCgacctctctctctcattttctttCAGATGTGGGTGCTAAGGATCAATGATGAAGGGTCCCAGGAAAGGGCTTTGGGACGATGATGAAAAGACGCAATAAGGGGCAAAGCAGATGCTCCCCAAAGTGCTTTGACCCTTTCTTCTCCCTAGCGCGAACCAGAGGCCTTTCCTCCATGGGCGATGGGCAACCGAGTCTGTCCATTATGTGAAGTAAGGTAACTTTAacccatttttttaatttatgatatatgaagTATGATTTATATGTAAACTAAGGTAACTGAGCctgttaattttgatttttttttttgtgttcatTTATGGATTTGAAAGTTTAACGGTGCCATTCACAAGGGTATGCCCCACAAGCTCTACCATGGCCGAACTGGGCGTGTCTGGAACATCACCAAGCGCGCTATTGGCGTGGAGGTTAACAAGCAGGTTAGGAACCGCTTCATTAAGAAGAGGATTCATGTTCGTGTGGAGCATGTCCAGCCTTCTAAATGCACTGAGGAGTTCAAAAACAGAAAGATAAGGAACGATAAGCTTAAGGCCGAGGCCAAGTTGAAGGGTGAGGCCATCAGCACCAAGAGGCAACCAGAGGGTCCCAAGCAAGGTTTCATGGTGGAAGGGGCTCAGTTGGAAACTGTCACCCCTATTCCTTATGATGTTGTCAACGATCTCAAGGGTGGTTATTAGAtctttttatgtattattttttcttcTCAATGTTTTGCTCTGTTCTGTTCTTGTCtggttttgattttgttttcaagACTACCAATGGAAACGTTTCCTTAATTAGTTCAAGTACTCAAAGCCGTTGTTAGTTTTCATATTTTGAATACTATTCTAAGtacaattttgttttaaaaattttctGTGATATTTTTGCTGTGTACAGAAATATTCCAAGAGTCCTAGATTTTCGGTTTATGACAGAAAAAAAGCAAGAGGAATTCTCATCTTTCATGCACTACAAATCTTATCTTTCACACAAGGCACATAACCTCACGACACCAGGTCTTCAAGGCAGCTCACCTCACTAGTCATGGCATCAATTCGGAAGGACACCTCAAAGCTTCACAAAAGCCAGATGGCAGCAAGCAGTAGGCACAACACCTCAGTGTCTCACGGCATCAGGTCTTCatttattaagattttttttgaataaatttcTGAAGTCAACTCTATATTCGCTCAGGTATATACATGTAATACTGTTTCTGAGATATACTTTTATGAGTTACATCTGTCTATAGAGTTGAGCGAATATAGATATACTGTAATACTGAGCTTAAACCTCCTCCCTGAGCTTCATTGTCTATAGATATACTGTAATACTGGACTCTTGATCAGAATTAGACAAAAAGACAACTATTAGTGATCTTAATGAAAGGCATggtaagttattttttttttaaggaatccTGTTCTTATTTTTAATCACATCTAGATAATTTTTATCTCAGTTTCTATGTAAGAAAAACACTGAGAGACTGATGAGATTTGATTGAAACTGTCAAGTAGATGAAAATTAATTTTCTACTTATTAACTATCATCTAGCTCAAAGATGTTGGCTTTGCATAGCATCAAAATGATTTGTTGCCACCGTAGTTGATTTTAAGACTAGTTTGGCTGTTTCCCAACTATTTTATGAGTTTCATTTGACTAAGATTTTTACTTTGGAATTCAGATTGCATATTTGTAGTATGTgctaatgatttttgtttttgtgtgtttctgAGTGAAGCAAGAAAACTGTTTGATGAAAGCTCTAAGTTAGATGTTATATTTTAGAGTTCTATAATTATGGGTTTTCTAAACAtggagaagttgataaagctattTGGTTGTTTGATTGGATGCCATCAAGAAATCCCATTTCTTAAATTACTTGATTGGTGGGTATTTTAGCTAGGATGCCATCAAGAAATCCACCACCTATTTGGTAAAGgatctaaattgtattttggattAATTTTCTCTGTGATAATACAAACTTTTTAAATTTACTTgaaattagtagtagtagtagtagtaaactACTATAATTTTTCTTGCTAGCTAGTTACATCATATAAAAGCAAATCCCAAATCAtgtaaaacatattaaaatttgGGTCTAGTTTGATTTTCTGTTTCTTTATACATTTCAAGGCCACGAGATTATTTTATTGCAAGAAGTTCTataaaatcaaaaaattaaatacattTCTTTCTAGTTTTGTGTTCCCTTCCCCACCTGCAACTTTCTCATTTTGACAAATTGGTTTTTTCTACTTTGTTTGGTGAGTTGTATCTCTGTTTGAAGTGAGGGGCTACTTTTTTTGGTGAGTTGTATCTCTGTTTGAAGTTCTATAATCAACCCTAATTTGCTTCCTCTATGTTTAATGTACAGATTTTGAAGCATGATTGGCCAGCAAGATGGCAAAGCTTTATTCCTGATCTTGTTTCAGCTGCTAAAACTAGTGAAACAATTTGTGAGAATTGCATGGCTATATTGaaggtttctctctctctctctctcttaaactATTGAGAATTAGTTGGCACTAATTACTTGAATATGTTTTCTTCAGCTTCTAAGTGAAGAGGTGTTTGATTTCTCAAGAGGAGAGATGACTCAAAGTAAGATAAAGGAGCTTAAACAATCATTGAACAGGTagataatttatgtttatttttatttttatttcattttgggATGCATTTCATGTTTTATATTGTAATGTTTCATGagtgctcttttttttttccttctgtaGACTTATCATTtgcttataattatatatatattaaggacAGTTCTTTTAGATATCCTTTGATGAGAAGTCATTATGcactttttaagttatttttattcACTATTATACACATATTTTGATACAATGTCTTCCGGGTGAACTGCCACCACAAAGTCAAGTGATGTGATCACTTATCTTGGACTACTGATAGTCACGTACTGCCAGTTCATAGTGATCATATATTTGGCTTTTATTTTCTAATTGGCATGTCACATGTTACCGTAATGATATGTTTATGCATTTTTCCAATCTCTCACACATAATGTGATTGGTTGTTGCAGTGAATTTCAACTCATTCATGAGCTATGCTTATATGTACTATCGGCCTCTCAAAGAACTGAGCTTATACGTGCAACACTCTCCACATTGCACGCATTTCTCTCATGGATTCCCCTGGGATATATATTTGAGTCTCCATTGGTATGTGCTTTGCTTGATAGATGGTTGTTGTATTGCCTTTGAATTTAATACTTAATAACTTCCTTAAAAGAGTAAGTACATTTGAGCAAAATTCTGATTGTGTTTGTTTATGTAACAGCTTGAAACGCTGCTGAATTTTTTCCCCATGCCATCGTATCGGAATCTCACTCTTCAGTGTTTGACAGAGGTGTGTTTGTATGCTGATTTAGTTAAGAGTTGCTTCAAAACTGTGCCTGGTTCTCATAGTTCACCGCACTGGTGTTTAGGTTGCAACACTTAATTTTGGAGATTTCTACAATGCCCAGTACGTTAAGATGTACACCATATTCATGAAACTGTTACAGGTAGGTCCGAAATGAAATGCTTATTGTAGTACTATCTTTGGTTGGCTTACTCATCACATCATTGTCcagttttttctttaatttaattgTATGTCTTGTTCCTGTGttgctattaatatttttttttcttccttttggtCAAACCATGATTCCTCTAAATAAAAACATTCCTGAGGCTTATGCAATTGGTTCCAGCGAAGAGCAGGAAAAGTTGTTTTTGGCGCTTCAAAATTTAATGAAGACCATTTTTTATGTGTTCGCTCAATAATTGTTTATTTCTGgcaatgtctttttttttttaacttacctATTCTGCAGGCTTTTATTCAGAATTTGGCTTTGTTTTCACTTCATTTTATAAGgaaagttttttttcttttttccctttataCTTTCCTGATCTTAGTATTTACCACGTTTTGTTATATTTATATCTCAATGGCCATCCTCTTATGGCTGTAAGTTATGGTTCATTTAGTTGTAGAACAGGCTTAGTGTGTCAATAAGGCACTGCTTAAGGGATTTAATAAGATAATATGGAATCACATTGTTTTCTTGTCAAATATCAAAGATTTGAAGTTGCTGTTTAAATACATTGCAACATTCACTGCTTAGGGGATTTAATAAGATAATATACAATCACATTGTTTCCTTGTCAAATCTCAAAGATTTGAAGTTGCTGTTTAAATACATTGCAACATTTACATCGTTCTATCCTTGTGCAGTCTCACATTCGTGTGCTGGAAACTCTTGGAGAGAACATAGCTGCTTTGCTCATGGGTGTTGAATATCTTACCAAAATTTCATATGTGGATGACACAGAAGTTTTCAAGGTACCAATATTTTAGTAGTCTAGACTCGAACATACAAGTGAAATTTGTTAAAATTGGAATGAGTTTTAATCATTTTATGACCGGAACAGG from Humulus lupulus chromosome 5, drHumLupu1.1, whole genome shotgun sequence encodes the following:
- the LOC133779637 gene encoding large ribosomal subunit protein eL21x/eL21w-like, whose protein sequence is MPHKLYHGRTGRVWNITKRAIGVEVNKQVRNRFIKKRIHVRVEHVQPSKCTEEFKNRKIRNDKLKAEAKLKGEAISTKRQPEGPKQGFMVEGAQLETVTPIPYDVVNDLKGGY
- the LOC133833817 gene encoding protein EXPORTIN 1A-like isoform X2, yielding MKGMILKHDWPARWQSFIPDLVSAAKTSETICENCMAILKLLSEEVFDFSRGEMTQSKIKELKQSLNSEFQLIHELCLYVLSASQRTELIRATLSTLHAFLSWIPLGYIFESPLLETLLNFFPMPSYRNLTLQCLTEVCLYADLVKSCFKTVPGSHSSPHWCLGCNT
- the LOC133833817 gene encoding protein EXPORTIN 1A-like isoform X1 translates to MFNVQILKHDWPARWQSFIPDLVSAAKTSETICENCMAILKLLSEEVFDFSRGEMTQSKIKELKQSLNSEFQLIHELCLYVLSASQRTELIRATLSTLHAFLSWIPLGYIFESPLLETLLNFFPMPSYRNLTLQCLTEVCLYADLVKSCFKTVPGSHSSPHWCLGCNT
- the LOC133833817 gene encoding protein EXPORTIN 1B-like isoform X3; the encoded protein is MIGQQDGKALFLILFQLLKLVKQFLLSEEVFDFSRGEMTQSKIKELKQSLNSEFQLIHELCLYVLSASQRTELIRATLSTLHAFLSWIPLGYIFESPLLETLLNFFPMPSYRNLTLQCLTEVCLYADLVKSCFKTVPGSHSSPHWCLGCNT